The Candidatus Scalindua japonica genome has a segment encoding these proteins:
- the cysQ gene encoding 3'(2'),5'-bisphosphate nucleotidase CysQ, with translation MENIKYDKLILTTILAAKRAGEAILDVYDSDFAVEQKDDKSPLTLADKRSHEIIADVLEQTITVNNSTVPVLSEEGKETPYDERKKREYFWLVDPLDGTKEFVKRNGEFTVNIALIHKHKPVLGIIYIPVKDTFYFAATNFGAYKLEGSRILTSNISIKELTDKSQRLPLNKNNKTSLTIVGSRSHTSEELSEFVKQLSKKYENIEFISSGSSLKLCLVAEGKADAYPRFGPTMEWDTAAGQAIAEQAECTVINTQTNEPLSYNKESLLNPFFIVSRQGLSFNL, from the coding sequence ATGGAGAACATTAAATACGATAAACTTATTCTTACTACTATTCTTGCCGCAAAGCGTGCTGGAGAGGCGATACTTGATGTATACGACTCAGACTTCGCAGTTGAGCAGAAAGATGACAAATCACCACTGACTCTTGCAGATAAAAGATCACACGAAATTATTGCGGATGTACTGGAACAAACCATAACCGTCAATAACTCCACAGTACCTGTTTTAAGTGAAGAGGGAAAAGAAACTCCTTATGACGAAAGAAAAAAGCGGGAATATTTCTGGTTAGTTGACCCTCTTGACGGAACAAAAGAGTTTGTTAAAAGAAATGGAGAATTCACAGTAAATATTGCGCTAATCCACAAACATAAACCTGTCCTCGGTATTATCTATATACCCGTTAAGGACACCTTCTACTTTGCAGCCACCAATTTTGGTGCATATAAATTAGAAGGCAGCAGAATCTTAACAAGTAATATATCAATAAAAGAGTTGACAGACAAATCACAAAGACTACCCCTCAACAAGAACAACAAAACGTCTCTTACAATTGTTGGTAGCCGATCACACACCTCAGAAGAACTCTCTGAATTTGTAAAACAATTAAGTAAAAAGTATGAAAACATTGAGTTTATCTCTTCTGGTAGTTCACTGAAACTCTGTCTCGTAGCCGAAGGTAAAGCTGACGCCTATCCAAGGTTTGGACCTACAATGGAATGGGACACAGCAGCAGGACAGGCAATCGCCGAACAGGCTGAATGCACGGTAATCAACACACAAACCAATGAACCGCTAAGTTATAATAAAGAAAGTCTTCTCAACCCTTTCTTCATAGTGAGCAGACAAGGTCTAAGTTTTAATTTATGA
- a CDS encoding class I SAM-dependent methyltransferase produces the protein MGLYEQYILPHIIDKGCGSKAIEIQRGKIVPLAVGRVLEIGIGSGLNIPFYDAERVDFVWGLEPSDGMRRKAKRNLNRSGVEVKWLDLPGEELSLENDSVDTVVLTYTLCTISDWHTALQQIHRVIKPSGKLLFCEHGAAPDKSILTWQNRINPVWKIIGGGCNLNRPIPEYLQEGGFSIKTMNTLYLPKTPRIAGFNYIGVANKI, from the coding sequence ATGGGTCTTTATGAACAGTATATTTTGCCTCACATTATAGATAAGGGCTGCGGATCTAAGGCTATTGAGATACAACGGGGGAAGATAGTTCCTCTCGCAGTGGGACGTGTATTGGAGATTGGAATTGGCTCAGGACTGAACATTCCATTTTATGATGCTGAAAGAGTAGATTTTGTCTGGGGGCTGGAACCTTCAGATGGTATGCGTAGAAAGGCAAAAAGAAATTTAAATCGGTCTGGTGTTGAAGTAAAGTGGCTGGATCTTCCCGGCGAGGAGTTGTCATTAGAGAATGACAGCGTAGATACCGTGGTGTTGACTTATACTCTCTGTACCATTTCTGATTGGCATACTGCATTACAGCAGATACACCGTGTAATAAAGCCATCCGGCAAACTGCTGTTTTGTGAGCATGGTGCTGCACCTGATAAGTCTATTCTAACATGGCAGAATAGAATCAACCCGGTTTGGAAAATAATCGGTGGTGGTTGTAACTTGAACAGGCCAATACCGGAATATCTTCAAGAGGGCGGTTTCAGTATCAAAACGATGAACACCCTTTACTTGCCAAAAACTCCCAGAATTGCCGGTTTCAATTATATTGGTGTTGCGAATAAGATATAA
- a CDS encoding M48 family metallopeptidase has product MMYKYKLKTIQVQTMLSMVLSVSILINGCVNTNTGPPLSQNELKKLEENIELLATEIYLNDLVRVWKVGLKVLNILPEGVVKKRAVTGMLIVDNTEDIARYYRLSTEEGCVVVSVVDNYIADHAGIRDGDIIKEIDGKEIRKSRDIAFENGESSTVVVERDNTRLSLDVKPEEKPYVRICLNETGRINAYAKFSGIEFTSGMVHFVEDDNELAVIMGHELAHLTARHLPRNIRMAALYGTLGCLTGPFAPLTTKALYAPYSRENEREADYLGLIYAHNAGYDIEKGVDLWKRFALEIPKSRSKSFLRGHPASPERILRVKRVVELIKAGNNPLEDFILN; this is encoded by the coding sequence ATGATGTATAAATATAAGCTTAAAACCATTCAGGTACAAACAATGCTATCCATGGTTTTATCAGTTTCTATTTTGATAAATGGATGTGTAAACACTAACACCGGCCCACCTCTTTCACAAAATGAATTAAAAAAACTGGAGGAAAATATTGAACTGCTGGCGACAGAAATTTATCTCAATGATCTGGTCAGAGTATGGAAAGTGGGACTTAAAGTCCTGAATATTTTACCGGAAGGTGTAGTTAAAAAACGTGCGGTAACAGGTATGTTAATTGTAGACAACACAGAAGATATTGCCAGGTATTATAGGCTGTCTACAGAAGAGGGATGTGTTGTGGTTAGTGTAGTTGACAATTATATCGCAGACCATGCAGGCATCAGAGATGGTGATATCATAAAAGAGATAGATGGTAAAGAGATCAGGAAGAGTCGTGATATTGCTTTTGAAAATGGAGAGTCCTCAACAGTGGTAGTAGAAAGAGATAATACAAGGCTTTCCTTAGACGTAAAGCCAGAAGAGAAACCATACGTACGAATCTGCCTTAATGAGACAGGCAGGATCAACGCATACGCTAAATTTTCCGGAATAGAATTTACTTCCGGAATGGTACATTTTGTAGAAGATGATAACGAACTTGCTGTAATAATGGGACATGAGTTGGCACATCTTACCGCCAGACACCTGCCAAGGAATATCAGGATGGCCGCATTGTACGGAACGCTTGGTTGTCTAACCGGACCATTTGCTCCTCTTACCACAAAGGCATTGTACGCGCCATACAGCAGAGAAAATGAACGCGAAGCAGATTATCTCGGCCTTATCTATGCACACAATGCAGGCTATGATATAGAAAAAGGAGTGGATCTCTGGAAACGCTTTGCACTGGAAATCCCAAAAAGCAGATCAAAGAGCTTTCTTCGCGGTCATCCGGCAAGCCCTGAAAGGATCCTGCGGGTAAAGAGAGTTGTAGAGCTAATAAAAGCAGGCAATAATCCTCTGGAGGATTTTATACTCAACTAG
- a CDS encoding potassium channel family protein, which translates to MHFKNRLIKGLIATLIAITAGTAGYKFLGGTEWSLLDSIYMTIITITTVGFGEIQDLSGNPYARILTIFIIFFGMGSILFVVSTVTGFIVEGELTNVFGRRRMLKEISVLKNHFIVCGIGDIGSTVVKELKRTKRDFVVVDTDSEKLEKLNETEKILFINDDATNDDVLINAGIHKAHGLITILPDDKDNLFVTLTAKQLNPDLRIVSKGLDKITIKKLKMAGADSVVLPNFIGGLRMVSELVRPAAVSFLDKMLRTQDGKTYRIEEFTIPANSKLIGKTLSEANLLRNTRVLIVAMKGKEEDFIYNPESTSIIKDETVIVVLGESLETKRVRELVENQ; encoded by the coding sequence ATGCATTTCAAAAACCGACTCATTAAAGGCCTGATCGCTACTCTTATTGCGATTACTGCGGGTACAGCAGGATATAAGTTCCTTGGTGGTACAGAATGGTCTCTTCTCGATTCTATTTATATGACCATTATAACGATTACGACAGTCGGATTTGGGGAAATACAAGACCTGTCAGGTAATCCATATGCCAGAATACTCACCATTTTCATCATCTTTTTTGGAATGGGAAGTATCCTTTTTGTGGTGAGTACTGTCACTGGATTTATAGTAGAGGGTGAATTGACTAACGTTTTTGGGAGACGGAGAATGCTTAAAGAGATATCAGTCCTAAAGAACCACTTTATCGTATGCGGCATTGGCGATATTGGCAGCACGGTCGTGAAGGAATTGAAACGGACTAAGAGGGATTTTGTTGTAGTTGATACAGATTCTGAAAAACTTGAAAAACTGAATGAAACGGAGAAAATACTATTTATCAACGATGATGCGACCAATGACGATGTCCTGATTAATGCGGGGATTCATAAGGCCCATGGCCTCATCACAATCCTTCCGGATGACAAAGATAATCTGTTTGTCACATTGACAGCAAAACAGCTGAATCCTGATTTAAGAATAGTATCAAAGGGGTTGGATAAAATCACAATTAAAAAACTGAAGATGGCAGGCGCTGATTCTGTAGTATTACCAAACTTTATTGGTGGCCTGAGGATGGTATCAGAGCTGGTCAGACCTGCCGCTGTCAGCTTTCTCGATAAGATGTTACGGACACAAGATGGTAAGACTTACAGAATTGAAGAGTTTACTATACCGGCAAACTCAAAACTTATTGGCAAAACCTTGTCTGAAGCAAATTTATTACGAAATACCAGGGTACTGATAGTCGCAATGAAAGGAAAAGAAGAAGATTTTATATACAATCCAGAGAGCACATCTATTATCAAAGATGAAACGGTAATTGTAGTACTGGGAGAGAGCCTGGAGACGAAAAGAGTAAGAGAATTGGTAGAAAATCAATAA
- a CDS encoding VOC family protein, whose translation MTNTFPSKNANTILYCKKWQETVDFYKHHLKLPITHDSNWFIEFKLTDTACISIADERKASIKSSGGAGITLALRVENITEAWQFLRDTGLELDPVREHAWGAHVFYFFDPEGHRIEIWSPK comes from the coding sequence ATGACAAATACTTTTCCTTCAAAAAATGCTAACACTATCCTCTATTGTAAAAAATGGCAGGAAACTGTTGACTTTTATAAGCATCATTTAAAGCTGCCGATTACCCATGACTCTAATTGGTTTATAGAGTTTAAATTGACGGATACTGCCTGCATAAGTATTGCAGATGAGCGGAAGGCGTCTATCAAGAGCAGTGGCGGTGCTGGCATCACATTGGCGTTGCGGGTTGAAAATATTACTGAAGCCTGGCAATTTCTTCGTGATACCGGTTTGGAATTAGATCCGGTAAGAGAACACGCCTGGGGTGCTCATGTTTTCTATTTCTTCGACCCAGAGGGACATCGGATTGAGATCTGGTCACCAAAATAG
- a CDS encoding bile acid:sodium symporter family protein: MEVGLSIVSAVMLHNMSGLLIGYWLPRLLGYDNCTCRTLSIEVGMQNSGLSVALAVKHFSVMAAIPGAIFSIWHNLSGSFLAGYWSFRKSGKNGEKN, from the coding sequence ATGGAGGTTGGGCTTAGTATTGTTTCTGCTGTTATGCTGCATAATATGAGCGGGCTCTTGATTGGATACTGGCTCCCAAGGTTACTGGGATATGATAATTGTACATGCCGTACTCTCAGCATAGAGGTCGGCATGCAGAACTCAGGGTTGAGTGTTGCATTGGCTGTCAAGCATTTCTCTGTAATGGCGGCAATCCCAGGAGCGATTTTCAGTATATGGCACAATCTATCCGGTTCATTCCTGGCAGGGTATTGGAGTTTTAGAAAGTCAGGTAAAAACGGAGAGAAAAATTAA
- a CDS encoding bile acid:sodium symporter family protein — MIHLSTRLFPVWAILLSVTAFFFPNMFSELRPAIIPLLSVVMFCMGMTLKWPDFKEIVKSPKIILIGVLLQYFVMPLSAFLISRSLGLSPEFVAGMVLVGSSAGGTASNVICYLAKGNVALSITLTMASTLIAVFAMPVFSLLYLHQIVHVPFLNMLLSILQMVLIPVLAGTTLNTLLGAGIKKSVRFYLFFYYCYCRYNCYNRRS, encoded by the coding sequence ATGATTCATCTATCAACAAGGCTTTTCCCTGTCTGGGCAATTCTTTTATCTGTAACTGCATTTTTCTTTCCAAACATGTTCTCAGAGTTAAGGCCGGCAATTATACCTCTGTTATCAGTAGTTATGTTCTGCATGGGGATGACATTGAAATGGCCTGATTTCAAGGAGATAGTCAAGTCTCCAAAAATTATTTTAATTGGTGTCTTGCTTCAATATTTTGTGATGCCTTTATCCGCATTTCTAATATCCAGATCATTGGGCCTGTCGCCTGAGTTTGTTGCGGGTATGGTGTTGGTAGGAAGTAGTGCAGGTGGAACCGCATCTAATGTAATCTGTTATTTAGCAAAGGGTAATGTCGCGTTATCAATCACTTTAACAATGGCGTCTACACTCATTGCAGTATTCGCGATGCCGGTCTTTTCTCTGCTCTACCTGCACCAGATTGTACATGTTCCCTTCTTAAATATGCTGCTCAGCATATTACAGATGGTCCTTATACCGGTACTTGCCGGTACAACCCTGAATACTTTATTAGGGGCCGGGATAAAAAAATCGGTCCGGTTTTACCTTTTTTTCTACTATTGCTATTGTCGTTATAATTGCTATAATCGTCGGTCTTAA